A single Acidobacteriota bacterium DNA region contains:
- a CDS encoding alpha/beta hydrolase yields MRTGWLSLVFVVAFLGLISAVAGAQVPVTDWRGESVTMEEGAADSDGVRIVYHTAGEGPLVIFVHSITGPWFDWRHQLVALSEHYRVVAMSTRGTDKSDKPEGVENYTMAKISSDIAAIIDDFGEERAIIVGQDSGGFYAWHFAMTHPEKTARLVSVGTIHPEGLIRELISNTEQQQASMFQRGMQENPNAGAEFGDRIRSRPPSPDDTFELAALRRLAYQRLYPESIVNFYKANWPPRPFTMETEGFGFRIGEFPPVQAPTLLIYGRDSGPFKPETLNGIWRWVDGPLTLRVLPGVGHGPHTQVPEIVTPAILAWLDEE; encoded by the coding sequence GTGAGAACAGGGTGGTTGTCGCTGGTCTTTGTCGTCGCGTTTCTCGGTCTGATCTCGGCAGTGGCCGGGGCGCAGGTGCCCGTCACGGACTGGCGGGGCGAGTCGGTGACCATGGAGGAGGGCGCCGCCGATTCGGACGGTGTCCGAATCGTTTACCACACGGCGGGCGAGGGTCCGCTGGTCATCTTCGTCCACAGCATCACCGGTCCGTGGTTCGATTGGCGTCATCAACTGGTCGCGCTCTCGGAGCACTACCGGGTGGTTGCGATGTCGACCCGAGGAACCGACAAGAGCGACAAGCCGGAGGGCGTCGAGAACTACACGATGGCGAAGATCTCGTCCGACATCGCCGCCATCATCGACGACTTCGGCGAGGAGCGGGCCATCATCGTGGGCCAGGACAGCGGCGGGTTCTACGCCTGGCACTTCGCCATGACCCATCCGGAGAAGACGGCCCGCCTCGTCTCCGTCGGCACGATCCACCCGGAGGGCTTGATCCGGGAGCTGATCTCCAACACCGAGCAGCAGCAGGCGAGCATGTTCCAGCGGGGCATGCAGGAGAACCCGAACGCGGGGGCGGAGTTCGGCGATCGCATTCGGAGCCGGCCGCCGAGCCCGGACGACACCTTCGAGCTGGCGGCCCTGCGCCGGCTGGCCTACCAGCGGCTGTACCCGGAGTCGATCGTGAACTTCTACAAGGCCAACTGGCCGCCGCGTCCGTTCACGATGGAGACCGAGGGCTTCGGCTTTCGCATCGGCGAGTTCCCGCCGGTCCAGGCTCCGACGCTGCTCATCTACGGCAGGGACAGCGGCCCCTTCAAGCCGGAGACGCTCAACGGGATCTGGCGCTGGGTAGACGGTCCGCTGACCCTGCGCGTCCTGCCGGGAGTGGGGCACGGACCGCATACGCAGGTGCCGGAGATCGTGACGCCGGCGATTCTGGCATGGCTCGACGAAGAGTAG
- a CDS encoding DUF1501 domain-containing protein: protein MHPVKEAIQAETRRQFFGKVAMGVGGLALSSLMAEDAFAAPQDAASFGGLPSLPHFAPKAKRCIYLHMMGAPPQMDLLDYKPKMRDWYDKDLPESIRQGQRLTTMTSGQARFPIAPSVFKFDQHGQSGAWISEILPYTARMADDIAIIRSMHTDAINHEPGITFIQTGQQIPGRPCIGAWFAYGLGSMNQDLPTFVVMNAEKSHPKSGVQAISAKLWSAGFLSPEYAGVRMRTGADPVLYLRDPDGVSRDVRRQMLDGLADLNRIQHEQFGSPETLARIQQYEMAFRMQSSVPEMADLSSEPERTFERWGEDAKQPGKFQNAALMARRLIERGVRFVQIYHRGWDVHAFAPEVLPAQARDVDRAAWALIQDLKERGLFDETLVIWGGEFGRTIYSQGRLTPTDYGRDHHPRCFSLWMAGGGVKGGVVHGETDDFSYNIVKDPVHIRDLQATILHLFGIDHQRFTHKHRGLDAKLTGVEPARVVREVLA from the coding sequence ATGCATCCAGTAAAAGAGGCGATCCAGGCGGAGACTCGGCGGCAGTTCTTCGGCAAGGTCGCCATGGGGGTCGGCGGGCTCGCCCTGTCCAGCCTCATGGCCGAGGACGCGTTCGCCGCGCCGCAGGACGCCGCGTCGTTCGGCGGCCTGCCGTCGCTGCCGCACTTCGCGCCGAAGGCGAAGCGCTGCATCTATCTGCACATGATGGGCGCCCCGCCGCAGATGGATCTGCTCGACTACAAGCCGAAGATGCGGGACTGGTACGACAAGGATCTGCCGGAGTCGATCCGCCAGGGGCAGCGCCTGACGACGATGACGTCGGGGCAGGCGCGCTTCCCGATCGCGCCCTCGGTCTTCAAGTTCGACCAGCACGGGCAGAGCGGCGCCTGGATTTCGGAGATCCTGCCGTACACGGCGCGGATGGCCGACGACATCGCCATCATCCGCTCGATGCACACAGACGCCATCAACCACGAGCCGGGCATCACGTTCATCCAGACCGGCCAGCAGATCCCGGGCCGCCCGTGCATCGGGGCGTGGTTCGCCTACGGCCTCGGGAGCATGAACCAGGACCTGCCGACGTTCGTGGTGATGAATGCCGAGAAGAGCCACCCGAAGTCGGGCGTGCAGGCTATTTCGGCGAAGCTGTGGAGCGCCGGGTTCCTGTCGCCGGAGTACGCCGGGGTCAGGATGCGGACCGGTGCCGATCCGGTTCTGTACCTGCGCGACCCGGACGGCGTTTCGCGAGACGTCCGCCGGCAGATGCTGGACGGCCTCGCCGATCTGAACCGGATCCAGCACGAGCAGTTCGGCAGCCCCGAGACGCTGGCCCGCATCCAGCAGTACGAGATGGCGTTCCGGATGCAGTCGTCGGTTCCGGAGATGGCCGATCTGTCGAGCGAGCCGGAGCGTACGTTCGAACGCTGGGGCGAGGACGCGAAGCAGCCGGGCAAGTTCCAGAACGCGGCCCTGATGGCCCGGCGGCTGATCGAGCGGGGCGTGCGCTTCGTCCAGATCTACCATCGCGGCTGGGACGTGCACGCGTTCGCGCCCGAGGTGCTGCCGGCGCAGGCGCGGGACGTCGACCGGGCGGCGTGGGCGCTCATCCAGGACCTGAAGGAGCGGGGTCTCTTCGACGAGACGCTGGTCATCTGGGGCGGCGAGTTCGGCCGGACGATCTATTCGCAGGGGCGGCTGACCCCTACCGACTACGGGCGCGACCACCATCCGCGCTGCTTCAGCCTGTGGATGGCGGGCGGCGGGGTCAAGGGGGGCGTCGTCCACGGCGAGACCGACGACTTCTCCTACAACATCGTCAAGGACCCGGTGCACATCCGGGACCTGCAGGCGACGATTCTGCACCTGTTCGGGATCGATCACCAGCGGTTCACGCACAAGCACCGGGGCCTCGACGCCAAGCTGACCGGCGTCGAGCCGGCCCGCGTGGTCCGGGAGGTGCTGGCGTAG